The following nucleotide sequence is from Carassius auratus strain Wakin unplaced genomic scaffold, ASM336829v1 scaf_tig00018563, whole genome shotgun sequence.
agtgtttcatgttgactttaacagaGTGAATAGAAGGTGGTGGAGAACTATATCGTCCGTTGTTTTTACCTTCCCCTCTGAGACCCACACAGCTTGGGTCTGCTGGTCTCGAATGGTCTCCTTCAAACTGCCGTACCAGGCATCATTAGCCGAGTTCAGATCAATAACAGCTATCAGATCGATgggggagggacagagagagagatttgggTCAACTGTTCTCTAGGTTCAATTTGACCTATTTATCTCACAGGGTTTCCATCAGCTGCTGTAATCACTCAGAGATTTTCGAATTGGAATCTGTGTCAAAGTCAGTTTATATTGATACGTGTCAATTACGATATACAATAGCTTCCCTTTACTGCACTTCCCCACAATTCAGTTTATAAGCATTTCAATTAACAGAATCATTTTATAATCTATTTTTTAATCCACCCAAGCAAAACATGCTTCTGTAATGCTAGGATCTTTGATTAGAATGAGAGAACAATCAAATAATGTGAATTTAGACTTTAATGATCCAGAACAATATAGGGTTGAGAAGATAGTGACTGATTTGTTCAAGAGGTGTCTGGACCCCCAGGACTGACCGGTAAACAGGTGTGAGCAGGTTTTCCTGAGCTTCAGAGCCTGGTCGTAGAGTTTGCGGGCACTGCGGTTAGAGCTGGGGATGATCCTCTGTCTCATCGCCTTCACCCCATGTTTGCTGTCCGGGCTGAAGAGGATGACTATGGGGTACCACTGCGTGTAGTTTAGGGTGTCCACTGCTTTAGGGGTGACGTCCAGGAGAGCATGCTTGTCCTGTATCAATTACAGAATTGGTCACTGTTTAATACTGGTAAAATGTACAAACATTTATGTCAAACAAAAGAATGCAATGcgttttgattattaatttgtGTGCATACACAATTACCTGTTCAATGATCTGTCTAATAGTGTTGAGACGAACCACCCCAGAGGATTTCTCTGATCCCGCATCTTTGGGTTCTGTTTCTGATGTGCCATTGAACAGAAACAGTAAGTATAATCAAACCAATAATAAGAATACTTACTAAACATGTACAATGCAATACAAAAGACAAATGTTTTTTATGCCTCTATTGATATGCATTCATTTTTGAACATGGAAAAGCAGGTATGCAAgaatatgcattaaattaattttttttttttttgtatatcgaaaagatatttttatatataatatcagctattttttacattataaattatagaATTATTCATAACGATTGACCCCCCTCAAAAACAAAAATCCtccatataaatgtataaatagaattttataaaataccttttatatcatttttttaatataaatgcatttttaggattaattattattattattataatcattttgaaaatgtaaaaaatgtgccCCATCTCTACttgatgttttatatttaaatgtatttatttagcagaccTTTTTTGTACGGCAAAAACATTAACTTGGCTGTCTGAAACTCTCATTCACATGACTACGAGTTTAAAATATGCAAACTATAATTAATATATGGTTACATTATATACTTCTAAAATATTCatgtaaaatttgttttttaatatttttataaaatgaatagcaTGACATTATATTGTCTTAGATTAATTACAGAGTGTGAGCATCCCTTCAGCCTTTATTGGTGATATGGCAGAGACAGCAGCATCAACTCACTGGCAATTACAAACTCGTCTGGAAGCTCCATGGCCAGTTTTTCACTGGCAGCATCAGCGATTGGTCCAAACAGCACAACCGGCCTTCGGAATCCCGCTATGAGAGAAGACAAGGCTTACAATCAGGATTTCACAGCAGAGGTAATCTGTTTAAGCCTGACTAAATTACAAAATGGTTTATATTAACGGTAATAAATGCTCTTTTAGCTATGTAAAAAGGGTTTAAAGAAGAGTCAGAGGAGTCCTGAATAATGATTCAAAACAGCCTTTTTCAAATTCCTGACTGTGGTTTGTGTCACATAAATCATGATGAttttattagcaatttttttcGTGAACAGTGTGTAGGGAGCAATCTCTCTCTGTGATGATGAGCCCATTTTTCAAACGTATGAAAAATTTCTCAGCTCTTTGTTTGGGTATGCAGAGACTCTTATTAGCAGTATTAGGCCGGTCTGCTCAGAGATGTGACTAATGTTGTGTGCAAGCAGCCATCGCATTATTAAAACTGTTTATTGTGTAAATGATACAGATACCATGATAAGTAAATTACAAAGTTTGCCATCTATTGCATCAGTTTGGGATGTATAAACCTTATAGATTATTTTTCTGGTTGCTttctgattacacacacacacacatgttggtattGGTGGTTTATTGGTGGTGCATTTTATACCGCGCTACACCAATCCTACACATAAACCTTCCCTTTACAGAACACTCTGTGCACTTTTAGATAACCCCCACACAACACATAATTTACTATGGTTTTTTAAAGccttttgaattacggggacacaTGCAGTGTCCTTATAAACACCTTCATATTGTAATACctctgtcatacccatgtcattatacaaatatatgtCTCCATGAACCACCCAAACCAGtgcgcgcaaacacacacacacacacacacagacacacacacagacacacacacacacacacactaccagtcaaaggtttggaataataAAGACTTTTTAATGTTGTCAAATTTATTatcttgttattttattatcaaattattttcttattgttaGAATTGAAAGCTGTTTTAgctataatatttaaattgtggTCCataacctttcaaaagtttgcagtAAGCTTTACAAACTGTATTTGAACAAGGACACTTAATTTACATGGATCATAGGAGACAGTGaaggcatttattttttaaataaatgttctttataatttttcgttcatcaaagaatcctgaaaaacacgatttccacaaaaaaatattattaagcagcaaaaacattttcaacattgataataattagagcCATGACTAATAACTGTGTGCCAATAATAAGctccaaatcatcatattaaaatgatttctgcagcatcatgtgacactgaagactggagtaatgatgctgaaaattcagctttgccataattaTAAactatacattataaaatatattcaaataaaaaaattactttaaaccgtaatgtttcacagtattcatttttttatcaaataaatgctattgttagcataaaagactttcaaaatcATCTTTATTATTACAAACATCTGATCTGatttaatatagaaaaatacataatttttgtgtatttaaaagaacaaatgtgTGATATGTTAAACTCAACTCccctaaaatgtaataataaatgacTAATATTTAACACCATTCGGTTAATTCACAGTATCTTTTTTGCGCTTCGTAACTGTTCATAATCTTGATGCATGCAGCCTATAATGAGAAAACCACACGTAACTGCTGAATAACCTTTAAAGTACAGCCTGTAGTGTACCCACCCACCTTCTCTCAGCACCACCCTCTCATAGGCAGGGAAGCGGGTGGAGACGGCCGCAGAACTTTCCTCTCGGCTCTTCCGCACATCTTTCTTCTTGGCCGCCCTCTGACCACGTAGCCTCCAGAAGTCGGCCCTGTCACTCCCTGAGCCCTTATGTGTGTTCTGGACGTTTGCCATCTGCTCGGCTCTGATCAGCACAGGAGCAGGGGTCATGCAGCAGCAGGGTTATGCAAAGAAAGCGATAGATCATTATAGAGCATAGACGCAGAGTCCGCTTGCTCTCCAATATAAACACTAATTCATATTCTATTTGATGTTTGCGCTGTTTCTGAATTAAAGGCTTAAATACTGTTTATCTTTTGATCTCATGCAAAAATTGTCCGCCCCCTCTCTGTTCTCACCTGCTCTTACTGGGAATGATGCCCTTCTCCAGCAGCTTGTTGTCTTTGCCCATGCGGATGGCCAGCCAGTTTCCCAGCTTGCCGTCATATAAGGTGTCCACCACCTTGAAGATCTCTCCCCGGGAGAAGGCGAGACAGTGAGGCAGCTCCTTCTCATACTCGAAATGAGTTCGGATGAAAAATGAGTCCCCTCGACCGGACACCAAGATGTCTTCATAAACTAGGACACATAACAGAAACATAAGCTCCCAAACATGTCTCGGGATTAAATGGGAGAGCACGATGCAAGCAATGCCAGTGTTTTGTCAATGTGGTCAACTCAAAATGCATTTCActtttgtgtgcaatatgcatcTCAGAAGGCTGAGACTGAGAtgtgaaacaagacaaaaattaaTAGTgctattataataaaattttttttaaaaattaaataatgctttaaataagaattaaaaaaaacaataataaaataacaggtaaataaataaaatcataaaataaatataaaatacaaataaataaaatgcataattacaatGAAATAATCTAAAGGGActgtaaagtaataataattaaaaaaagaagtaatataatacaaataaacagatgaaataaaacaataggTAGACaagaataaaacatatataaaaataaatatattaaatataataaaactcaaaaggtttttgtaaatgcaaaaatagatcaaaataaacataatcaaataaatagttaaaataacataaatataccaataaataaaatacataattacaattaaaaatacattataataaaaaatatgtcaaatcttcaaaagattataaaaaccaaataaaaagaaacataataaatatatttgtacaaatatttatatataatattgattaATTGCTGCAAGTGATTTTCCATCtattaaacttttaaatagttgtattactttattatgtattttagatGTCAATTTTAAATAGgagacataaaaatgtaattcattactCGAATTCAATAATATGATGCACGTTTTCCATGGTTGCTTTATTTGATCATTTGCGAAGTGCTAAAACTTTCAATGAATAGACAACTTCCGTCCTATATGACTTAGGATTCACAGTGTCAAGGATAAAAGTTTCAGCAGTCAGATTTCCTGCAGCGGTGCCGTCACCCTCGTGATTAAAGCTCTGACACCACATCTGTCTCGGCTCAGACCAAATGAGCTTCAACCCCTGACAGCGCCAGACCTCGCTTTCCCACGAGACACCCACACGAGAAATAGAGAtgaagacagggagagagagagtgatagagGGATGGCATGACAGCAGAAAAGAGGGATAGAACAGAGAGAGTCGTGTCAGTGCTGACGTCCCGCCGTCTTGTGCTGGGGTTAGGAACTTGTTTTTGGTTTCTGGACTCCAAATCCAATAGCCTTCGACTTATCAGGATTTAACCAATTAACATCAGCATGGGGTTTTCATGTGAGGCATTTAGTTCTGCACATAACAGGCAAGAGAAAGCAAAGCTCACGAACATGAAAACTGGATTTTAGCATGTTTGCGCATGTGAGCACATGACCACACTTGACACGGCAGTCCCTGGAACAGCCAAAACTGGCTACGACTGGTTTTGTAGTGATGAGCAAGAAGCCGAGGCCTCTCGACAGGCTCTGTGTGTACAGGGGGAGGGGAAGAGCGAAGACACAGCGCTTCCGGGCCCATTCACACATACACTGATGTAGTATTGGTCGCTAGCTCTCCCACTGGATGCTATAATGTAGGCCTTTACAAATAGgaaccaaatatatattttgagactCATTTATACTGTGTGAGAAATCATAGTGGGATATGACCACTTGTTTAAAATTGTCAATGTAGATTGTactaaattcattattattattattagtcgtattattattattaaaaaaaaaaattaagaaataaatagtttaaaacattatgtaattataaacaaaaacaaataaataaagtataaataatacaaagcaatatattgtaaacaaataaaaaattaaaaagaaaaaaagaacaaatacatacatagtaaataaattaatctgttattataattaaaatgtgttgtaaacaaatgaacagtaaataaatagataaaaatcaataaaagtaatatgtaattataataaaaagatacacaaatttaaaaagtatataaataaatcattatataaaaacattattatgtaatataataaaaacaaatgtatttgttattggttgtatacaaataaacaataaatagataaaaagtaataaatggatatataatacaataaataaaatatgcaattataATTCTAAAAATGAACAGACACATAATAaatgaatatgtatttataataaaaaagatgttgtaaacaaataaatcGATAAAAATCAAttgatagaaaataaataaataaaaaaggtcattataataaaacaacagGTATTGTAAAAATACACagattaaaaaatttataaataaatgattatgcaatataataaaacaaaaggtgttgtaaaaaataaataaatagataagtaATACaaggataataaaaaaaatgtaattataatgaaaacaaaagatgTTGTAAATAACAtagtataaacaaacaaacaaataaataaataattcagtgtttttgtgtgtcCTGAAGTGAAGCGAGGGGCAgttttgtgtgtttaatgtgtggGGGGGTGAGTTTGGCTCATGTTCTCTTGCCCTCACCCTCAGTTTTATTCTGTGCCAAAATGGTCACGACCTCACCCCGAGGGATCTCCAGCAGGAACAGTACGGCCTCCTCTCGCACAATTCCCCGAAAGTCAACATTATTCACCTTTAGGGAAAGAAAGATAACAAACAAATACAGTTGAAAAGGAAATGTGGCAAATGCAAAtcaaattcaaagcattttctcTCCTCATAAAGGGGCCATTACATGGAAAACTGTACTTATATGTTGACGTAATGTTGACTTAAAGCTCCCTCCCTCTCCAGTCCACCCATGCTATTTCTGAAAACTATGAAGACTACATAATAAGCATAATAAGGTTACATAATCGTAAGAGTGGTCATTTACATACAGAAGATTTAAAGATACAGTAACAAAAACAGCTTGTTTTTGTTATAAAGCCAAAAACAAGTGACCCAACATGATCAGAACAAGAACATTATGAAATCATTCAGCTAAAGTCCACAGAGCAGATTTTGTACCAGATTTGTACCTTCACAATCTGATCCCCGACACGGAGACCTTCTTCTTCAGCCGGACTGCCATCCTGAACTCCTGCTATGAATATTCCCACATCATTCCCTCCAGCCAACCTCAAGCCAACACTCTCTCCTTTCTGAAAGCTCACCATCACGGTGCTGGGCCTTAAAAAGAGAGGCAGAGAGTTAGGGATTTGCTAACATcttatctgtaaaactgtgacATCACTTCATGACAACACCAATCATGAAAATGACATTAtaggtcttaaaaaaaaaaaaaaaaaaaaaaaatatatatatatatatatatatatatatatatatatatatatatatatatatatatatatatatatatatatatatatatatataccattgcttattgtgtgcatataaatatagaataaatttgaaattaaatattgaattCAAATAAATCCATTTAAATAGGATCATATATCTGTGAATTTTGATAAGTGAATTTATcagacataaaatattattttttattagcttAGCTTGAAATggtattttgaattagattatattttcacagtttcaagttttaaaatttaattgtaggtttttttttttggttttttttgccatgtgtttttgtgctttttaaattattatttcttaagtATATCTTTGATTTATTagttttaacttatttattttaatacttaaactacattaaagaaaatactataataaaataagtttattttaatatttcagtttatatatagtaatatatagtttcagtttatttttactataataatccTGGATGATACAGTGCTAATTATTAACAATTAAGTCATACTTCAATTGCTGATAATTTTGTCTAATAAAAAGGttaatttcagaaaatattattttccaaaATGCAACAAACCCACTTAAAAAATTATTCCCATATAATATATTTGGAGAAAAACAGacttaaaaaatagattttttttccattccATTTCTATTTATCCTTTCCAGATGCTCCAAAAGCCATATGCATGGTCATGGCTTGTGATTTTTCAGCAGGGTTTCCCTGCTCTCCTGCTGAAAGCCGCTCTCTCCTCCTGTGCTCAGGTAAAAACACACTGGAGCTCTGGTCTTTAAGCAAAGCGGCTCTGTAAGCAAGAGCAGGACACAAAAATAACCTCTCCCAGTGGATACGAGCAGCAGCAGACTGCTTCTACCTCATGAATATGGAGGAGCTGACGGAGAGGAtgattaagagagagagagaaagagtgggaTTGCAGAGGTATCCAGCCCGTCTGTGAGGCTGTGATGCAGATGACCCTCCGCCTCTCTTCCTCTATGTCTATTTCATTTCCTGTGCACTCATCCTTTAGTGAGAGAGTTTAAACAGACAGTTCACCACCAAGTTTTGTTCGGAACAGATCAACCACTGAAACATGAGGGtcagcaaataattattttttaggtaaactatttgtttaaaaaaactgtgtgtAATGAGCTCTGTCTCCAGATTGTAACTCAGCCCTCAGTGAGTCCTCAGGTTTAGTTAGTGAATAAGATCATGTGTGAGGAGGGCTGAACCTGCAGGATATTAACAGCATCCACTCACCCATAAATGGCCTCGTCCTCTGGGCTCGGTCGGAGCAGGATTTTAGGCGTTGTCTTTACTGCTGCTGcatattgaataaaaacattatctGACATTAGTTTCATTCTGAAACAACTGAAAGTATAattaaattttgtaattttttaaagaaattctgcCTTGTGGACAGCTTGCTGACTAGGGCTGTGCAATCAATCGAAATCAAAATCACGATTTGAGACGTTGCGATTTGTTAATCGCAAAAGACTGCGATGTGGACGTGATATTACTCTGTTCCAGAGTAATGGTCTTACTAACCAATAGAGTGAGGGCACCTCCGTTCTCCCCAATCAGCTCTGGTCTAGCCAACTGTATAAACGCCCACCATTAAAAAACGAGTGAAAGACAGAGTGGGATTATGGCGTCTACAGGGTCAGATCAATAGTTaggcaaattaaaactaaagaagAACGTTATGTAACTGCAGGTGCTGTGTCACAATGCATATCAAGAGCATTCCTTATTGCATGTTCGCTATTCCCATTTCAGAAGACCGCACACACAGCCTGTGTCTGAATGCTTCTCATACTCGCTCCTCTCTTCCCCACGTGGCACGAATCCCGCATCACGGACGAGCAGTTCATAGCACTCGGTTATATTCTCGCTTGACCCTGCACCGCAAATCTCCACGAGCACATCTGACAGTATGGACGAGGCTTGACGCACGAGTGTGGCTCCTGGTTTAAAACGAATGTAAATTGAGTCTAACTGCTTGTTAATTTCACTTGgatgaaatgaaacattcagcacattttccactTGTTCTTAAAATCCCAAATACAATGGAACATATGTAATACTTTAATaactgactaaataaataaataaatttttatttatataaaaaataaatatttccagtgaaattcagaaattaagttaATTCTGTAAAAGTAGTTTAACCATTATAATCTTTTCTGCTGAAAAAATTATTTCAGggttataatgggaattgtaCTGGTTTTGATGTAAACTATAATGGTGTCTATTTGATGGATTCTATTGGTGGGATGTAATATGGCAGATGGCAACCAAAGAACAACAGTAATTACTATTggaaaaatgccaaaaaaaaaggaattttgtaatggtttaatgaaaactgtaatatatttatttttcccagCAGGGTAATAATACTCATACTGTACTGCACATTATTGACAATATTGAGCTGAAGCATGACTTtgcaaaccatttaaaaccataaataaaattgcaatcgcaatatctgttaaaaaaaaaaaaaaatgacaattacaTATTTTCCCCATAACGCACAGCCCTACTGCTGACATATAGTGCTGTTGTGCCACGGGCGACCTGAGTTCAAATCCCTTCCTGTCACCTCTACACTGTCCTATAATAATAAAAggcaaaaatgccaaaaaataaaatataaaaataattatatatacattgttttattcagcaaggatgcattaaattgatcaaaagcaacagtaaataacatttatgtgacaaaagaaaatgtatcagtttcaacaaaaataaaataaaataaaataaaaagattagcagcacaactgtttttaacattgataaaaataaatgttttctgggCAGAAAAtgagttctgaaggatcatgtgacactgaatgtgacatcaaataaatgaaatcaacttCTTTCTGTTTGAATTAGTCAGCAAAGCTTTTTACTCTCATTTTGTGCTTGACATTGCATTGCCATTGCCAATCCTCTGCTGCTTTATCAATAAACCAGAGGTTTGGGTCTTTATCTAATATCAAACTAAATGGTATACAGAATTTTGTTCTTACGTGGTGGTTCTTCTTCCTGTGGTTCTACTCTCTCCTCCTGGGCTGGAAGTGGCTCCTCTGGAGTTTTGTAAGGAGAGGATGAAACAGCGGTCTTTGCCGATCTACTTTGAGGATCCTCCCTGAAAATACAACAACATTGTACTTCTAACACAGTTTCTAACTGAGAATATACATTTGAAAACCAGAAAATGCTTGATATCTATACAAATCATTGGTTTCCAGACACTGGACCAAACTAACTTTCATTACACGGACAAAACACACTTTTGGGTAGacaactgaattattatttttggtgaactaaccatttaaatgtccaaagactttttggatacattgtattactattattatgtgTCAAACATATCAGGAGCTGATCTTCATGCGGTCCTCACCTGGCGTTCTCTCGTGCTACATCATTGGAAGAGTGTGAGGAGAGGTCAGACTGGCGTGACCTTTGGTCATCTTGAGGCGAGTAGGAATGGTACGACTCCATCTCAGAAATATCTGAAAGAAACAAAAGTCTACAATGAGAAGCAATGGACTTTCCTTCAACTCCTAGGACAAGAAA
It contains:
- the LOC113076073 gene encoding LOW QUALITY PROTEIN: tight junction protein ZO-2-like (The sequence of the model RefSeq protein was modified relative to this genomic sequence to represent the inferred CDS: inserted 1 base in 1 codon), with product MEETVWEQYTVTLQRDSKMGFGIAVSGGRDNPNVETGETSIIVSDVLPGGPADGLLFENDRVIQVNTIAMENVPHSFAVQSLRKCGKVAKITVKRPRKVAVLKHPPSPSGDSRDYNLSSYYPEDNRSVHTDPDSDYPRGNGGLGYPRDRERDRSLEKSRIDYLEPDYKREWSRGRSAERSPSSDSGYRRDGSRGRTLERGSSPEPHYHRQHSRGRGGGGSPAGSYGRDQGYDTRRYDTRSDDKMIRSHSRDRLQDHSPSPSREKDRGRDRFNYEPLEPPINVMLVKNRPNEEYGLRLGSQIFIKEMTSTGLAARDGNLQEGDIILKINGTVTENLSLSDAGKLIEKSRGRLQLVVQRDHRQILVRIPALADSDSEPDDISEMESYHSYSPQDDQRSRQSDLSSHSSNDVARENAREDPQSRSAKTAVSSSPYKTPEEPLPAQEERVEPQEEEPPPAVKTTPKILLRPSPEDEAIYGPSTVMVSFQKGESVGLRLAGGNDVGIFIAGVQDGSPAEEEGLRVGDQIVKVNNVDFRGIVREEAVLFLLEIPRGEVVTILAQNKTEVYEDILVSGRGDSFFIRTHFEYEKELPHCLAFSRGEIFKVVDTLYDGKLGNWLAIRMGKDNKLLEKGIIPSKSRAEQMANVQNTHKGSGSDRADFWRLRGQRAAKKKDVRKSREESSAAVSTRFPAYERVVLREAGFRRPVVLFGPIADAASEKLAMELPDEFVIAKTEPKDAGSEKSSGVVRLNTIRQIIEQDKHALLDVTPKAVDTLNYTQWYPIVILFSPDSKHGVKAMRQRIIPSSNRSARKLYDQALKLRKTCSHLFTAVIDLNSANDAWYGSLKETIRDQQTQAVWVSEGKLEGTEXDLDVHDDRMSYLSAMSADYLSMDSR